A window from Gossypium raimondii isolate GPD5lz chromosome 7, ASM2569854v1, whole genome shotgun sequence encodes these proteins:
- the LOC128042576 gene encoding serine/threonine-protein phosphatase 7 long form homolog: protein MPYLEQAVFRSVALIRTFDLRYDLISALVERWRPETHTFHFPCRECIVTLEDVALQLGLLIDGSPVTRVNAFTEPAALCYILLGDLPDDDESNFSGLKFTWLKGKFGHLSANATEGKLMCAARAYIMHIIGGVLMPHSNNNKVHIMHLHLLADLSNVCSYSWGFTVLAVLYRELCRTTKPTVVDMGGCLTLLQSWAIYRIPFLASVSYQPYVYPPVNRWNIYPGVGRYYTVPIYRLMIEQHVGEGFIWMSYRRLEIATIIPSSAYFGCVQYIPDPPCEVRVVHDINKLGKPQLNWRVKHQRFVALWNNRMARIPQMVMASDLQPSVEYMQ, encoded by the exons ATGCCCTACTTGGAGCAAGCTGTATTCAGGTCAGTAGCATTGATCCGGACGTTCGACTTGCGATACGATTTAATATCTGCACTAGTGGAGCGGTGGCGCccggagacccacacttttcattttccgtGTAGGGAGTGCATAGTGACTTTAGAGGATGTTGCACTGCAACTTGGGCTCCTAATAGACGGGAGTCCCGTAACCAGAGTAAATGCATTTACTGAGCCGGCTGCACTATGTTATATCCTACTAGGAGACTTGCCCGACGATGATGAGTCAAATTTTTCaggcttgaaatttacatggCTGAAAGGCAAATTTGGACACTTATCAGCTAATGCCACTGAAGGAAAGTTGATGTGCGCTGCTCGAGCATACATCATGCATATTATAGGTGGAGTACTAATGCCCCATTCAAACAACAATAAGGTTCATATCATGCACTTACATCTATTAGCTGATTTGAGTAATGTTTGCTCGTATAGCTGGGGCTTCACAGTTCTGGCAGTACTGTATCGGGAGCTTTGTCGGACGACAAAACCTACTGTCGTAGACATGGGCGGATGCCTTACATTGTTACAGTCTTGGGCAATTTATCGGATTCCATTCTTGGCATCAGTTAGTTACCAACCATATGTATATCCACCAGTTAACAG ATGGAATATTTATCCGGGTGTCGGGAGGTATTACACTGTCCCGATATACCGTCTAATGATCGAACAGCATGTCGGGGAAGGG tttatatggatgTCATATCGTAGACTGGAAATTGCAACTATTATACCCTCGTCTGCCTAC TTTGGTTGCGTCCAATATATCCCAGATCCTCCATGCGAGGTGAGGGTGGTTCACGACATCAACAAGCTAGGGAAACCGCAGTTGAATTGGAGGGTTAAGCACCAGAGATTTGTTGCGCTATGGAATAATCGGATGGCTCGAATACCTCAGATGGTTATGGCTTCCGATTTGCAACCATCAGTAGAGTACATGCAATAG
- the LOC105803429 gene encoding sialyltransferase-like protein 4, with amino-acid sequence MTTIIGVLLGPADIVITRPILHTRLTRVLGCKLGFDVDDRSPLQDTVCFWEILSPELRKRKNNRTNKDLCVEKLSLVLPDRPPYVPREFDRCAVAGNSGDHLKMRFGKEIDSYENYTEYVGKKSTIRLLNRESARSLDKVVELDATRKKVLIIKTMIHDFYESNDSG; translated from the exons ATGACCACCATTATCGGAGTATTGTTGGGGCCTGCGGACATAGTCATCACACGACCGATATTGCATACTCGTTTAACAAG GGTTCTCGGATGCAAGTTGGGGTTCGATGTGGATGATCGCAGTCCACTTCAGGATACTGTGTGTTTCTGGGAAATCCTATCTCCTGAGCTCCGAAAGCGCAA GAACAACCGTACAAATAAAGATTTATGCGTGGAGAAGCTTTCACTTGTCCTCCCTGATAGACCACCTTATGTTCCGAGGGAGTTTGATCGGTGTGCTGTTGCTGGCAACTCAGGTGATCATCTAAAAATGAGGTTTGGGAAAGAGATAGATAGCTACGAA AACTATACCGAATATGTTGGCAAGAAAAGTACAATCCGGCTTCTCAACAGAGAATCTGCCAGAAGTCTTGATAAAGTTGTAGAATTAGATG CAACAAGGAAGAAGGTCTTGATAATCAAAACTATGATTCATGATTTTTATGAGTCAAATGATTCGGGTTAG
- the LOC105785796 gene encoding transcription factor bHLH137: MASFSTKSNPFLIDSIFSPHKISGFVEEIENLNFDQVYSENNEPSGSIFKEQSSTGEFTVVDDNVALTSKKRRAKNGVKDEKEGKPKKQKKGNDEKKAYKGSKKDRKKGGEEPPNGRYIHVRARRGQATDSHSLAERVRRKKISERMEKLQRLVPGCDKITGKALILDEIINYVQSLESQVEFLSMKIATLNPMFYDLGVDPESFMVKPEMVNNISSPPQCYPTQPITTTAAAIGTAATFTPTNNIPLLDTSAAFLFHQGETSAVFSQFQDNGSVLWEVEGSRQEFLNPFRSF, translated from the exons atgGCATCCTTTTCAACTAAATCTAACCCTTTCCTCATTGATTCCATTTTCTCCCCACATAAAATTTCTGGGTttgtagaagaaattgagaaccTCAATTTCGATCAGGTTTATAGTGAAAATAATGAACCTTCTGGTTCAATTTTTAAAGAGCAGAGCAGCACTGGTGAATTCACTGTGGTTGATGATAATGTCGCTCTTACAAGCAAGAAAAGAAGGGCTAAAAATGGGGTGAAg GATGAAAAAGAAGGGAAACCCAAGAAGCAAAAGAAGGGAAATGATGAAAAGAAGGCGTATAAAGGTAGTAAAAAAGATAGAAAGAAAGGTGGTGAAGAGCCTCCTAATGGCCGTTACATTCATGTTAGAGCTAGGAGAGGTCAGGCAACTGATAGCCATAGCCTAGCTGAAAgg gtaagaagaaagaaaatcagTGAAAGGATGGAAAAATTGCAGCGACTGGTTCCAGGATGTGATAAG ATAACTGGAAAGGCTCTtattttggatgaaattatcaattatgtTCAGTCGCTTGAAAGTCAAGTAGag TTTCTATCAATGAAGATTGCTACTTTGAATCCCATGTTTTATGATCTAGGAGTTGACCCTGAATCATTTATGGTCAAACCAGAG ATGGTAAATAATATATCCTCACCGCCACAATGTTACCCCACTCAGCCTATAACCACTACGGCTGCCGCCATCGGCACCGCGGCCACATTTACTCCGACTAATAACATTCCGCTCTTGGATACTTCAGCTGCATTTTTGTTTCACCAAGGAGAAACGTCTGCGGTCTTCTCTCAGTTTCAG GACAATGGTAGTGTACTGTGGGAAGTGGAGGGCTCACGGCAAGAATTTCTAAATCCGTTCCGTTCATTTTAA
- the LOC105785813 gene encoding uncharacterized protein LOC105785813, producing the protein MADIQQSDDQLNGVVPPSVAVVSSDTVGSKRQRRPSVRLGDIGGDQSYDSHTRRPTASSAVSAASKQWKNQPHHSLNTSVGGLNSKSSKTRTVPNLAAADTTNNDTFDDEREAKENNNNLDGVTIGSWRVKDIKKRGPAIKRIRSNWVPKFDNSSGGNANINGENNTEDKYSGGEDNDGFDMENSESPIKEQSPIHCLDNLGIHRRRPVHEDGVRIWLNNLGLGRYAPLFEIHEVDDEVLPLLTLEDLKDMGINAVGSRRKMFCAIQKLSKGFS; encoded by the coding sequence ATGGCTGATATACAGCAATCCGATGACCAGCTAAACGGCGTCGTACCACCCTCCGTGGCCGTCGTTTCATCCGACACCGTTGGATCCAAACGCCAAAGACGTCCCAGCGTTCGATTAGGCGACATCGGTGGCGACCAATCCTATGATTCTCACACACGAAGACCCACCGCTTCCTCCGCCGTATCTGCCGCTTCTAAGCAATGGAAAAACCAACCCCACCATTCGTTAAACACCTCAGTCGGCGGTTTGAATTCTAAATCGTCAAAAACACGCACTGTTCCCAATCTCGCCGCCGCTGACACCACCAACAACGACACCTTCGATGACGAGAGAGAAGctaaagaaaacaataataatttagacGGCGTCACAATTGGTAGCTGGAGGGTTAAAGATATCAAGAAACGGGGACCCGCTATTAAACGGATCAGATCCAATTGGGTTCCTAAATTCGACAATTCTAGCGGCGGAAACGCTAATATCAACGGCGAAAACAACACGGAAGATAAATACAGTGGTGGTGAAGATAACGATGGTTTCGATATGGAGAATTCAGAGAGTCCCATTAAAGAACAGAGTCCAATTCATTGTTTGGATAATTTGGGTATCCACAGAAGGAGACCAGTGCATGAAGATGGGGTTCGAATATGGCTAAATAATTTGGGTTTAGGAAGGTACGCTCCACTTTTCGAGATCCATGAAGTTGATGATGAGGTTTTGCCATTGTTAACATTGGAAGATTTGAAAGATATGGGAATAAATGCAGTTGGTTCTAGAAGGAAAATGTTTTGTGCTATTCAGAAGCTTAGTAAAGGGTTTTCATAA